In Phlebotomus papatasi isolate M1 chromosome 1, Ppap_2.1, whole genome shotgun sequence, the following proteins share a genomic window:
- the LOC129798193 gene encoding zinc finger protein 473 homolog → MFSYQTMQVPPLESYLAPMTYRTSDVQAPLDLSLRSSGPITPPSTPSPPRKRMRAQDANQQPIAEESETLPEEFWRHRFGYFDEESLRPILGNTSLSNRLLKASSFVDYFLQDTPKASKEDSHATSTEEEEVFVDITSPDDINIQEIATEPPEDILTDDEEEVSLDDKSDSIIDVCDSVPYIQEIGNYPSKPVDAEDEEDEEEREQMGILDKGKLCFKNKVYHHQAIEGFAKLFEKTFETLPEDSSLPKIPEEPSINSHQSGNVRNEIKKRMKLRKATFDEDNTSPVSGTIIRKLRDDEELVVRKGDIDPAFNVVEITDEAKQLLAKIDNKIGSYICQLCRIMYEDAFQLAQHRCSRIVHIEYRCSECDKVFNCPANLASHKRWHKPRAPNGSQSKKPLPSTPKVVKPQSQENSSSPLTTSYETNCTTDVSQDASFPCSLCGKIFRRQPYLKKHMQSHQEMYPESQNNSSLSTADPLGIYKKTTFPLQHPPSRQLGYDYSRYYNLNHMQLDDKRRFSSISQLYYQQRERYSSAFQFVRNQAFEAFNLKRSFGGISPNLMMSPDK, encoded by the exons ATGTTCTCCTATCAAACCATGCAAGTTCCCCCTTTGGAATCATATTTGGCTCCCATGACCTATCGTACCAGTGATGTTCAAGCTCCCCTGGATCTCTCTCTGAGATCTTCTGGACCCATAACACCTCCATCAACACCTTCACCACCTAGAAAGCGAATGCGGGCCCAGGATGCAAATCAGCAACCAATTGCTGAAGAGAGTGAAACTCTTCCTGAGGAATTCTGGCGCCATAGATTTGGCTACTTCGACGAAGAGAGCCTACGCCCAATCCTAGGCAATACCTCTCTCAGCAATCGACTTCTAAAGGCCTCTTCTTTCGTGGATTACTTCCTCCAAGACACTCCAAAAGCTTCCAAGGAAGACTCTCATGCAACATCAACAGAAGAGGAGGAAGTCTTCGTAGACATAACCAGTCCTGATGACATTAACATTCAGGAAATTGCCACTGAACCCCCAGAAGACATACTCACAGATGACGAGGAGGAAGTCAGCCTAGATGACAAATCCGATTCAATAATTGATGTTTGTGACTCGGTGCCATATATCCAGGAAATAGGGAATTACCCATCAAAACCAGTCGATGCGGAAGATGAGGAAGATGAAGAGGAACGCGAGCAAATGGGAATACTAGATAAGGGGAAactgtgcttcaaaaacaaagtCTATCACCACCAAGCGATTGAAGGATTTGCCAAGCTTTTTGAAAAGACTTTCGAGACTTTACCTGAGGATTCAAGCCTCCCAAAAATTCCCGAAGAGCCTTCGATAAATTCTCATCAGTCAGGTAATGTTAGGAATGAGATAAAGAAGAGGATGAAGCTGAGGAAAGCTACTTTCGATGAGGATAACACGAGTCCTGTATCTGGCACTATCATCCGGAAGTTACGAGATGATGAGGAACTCGTTGTTAGGAAGGGTGATATAGATCCGGCCTTCAATGTGGTGGAGATCACAGATGAAGCTAAACAATTGCTAGCAAAGATCGACAACAAAATCGGATCATATATTTGTCAGCTCTGTCGGATTATGTATGAAGATGCCTTCCAGTTAGCTCAGCATAGGTGCTCTAGGATTGTGCATATTGAATATCGGTGCTCAGAGTGTGACAAAGTGTTCAACTGTCCTGCTAATTTGGCCTCACACAAGAGGTGGCATAAGCCAAGAGCTCCAAATGGAAGTCAATCAAAAAAGCCCCTGCCATCTACTCCAAAGGTTGTTAAACCACAG TCCCAGGAAAATTCATCTTCACCCCTGACGACTAGCTACGAGACCAATTGTACCACAGATGTATCACAAGATGCCAGTTTTCCGTGCTCTCTGTGTGGAAAAATATTCCGACGGCAGCCCTACCTGAAGAAACATATGCAATCGCATCAGGAAATGTATCCGGAGAGTCAAAACAATTCTTCACTTTCCACGGCTGATCCCTTGGGAATCTACAAGAAGACAACATTTCCTCTACAGCATCCTCCTTCACGCCAATTGGGATATGACTACTCCCGGTATTACAATCTCAATCACATGCAACTGGATGACAAAAGGAGATTCTCATCAATTAGTCAACTCTACTACCAGCAACGTGAGAGGTATTCTTCAGCCTTCCAGTTTGTTCGCAACCAAGCATTTGAAGCTTTCAATCTCAAAAG ATCATTTGGCGGAATTTCACCCAATTTGATGATGTCACCAGACAAATGA